A stretch of DNA from Curtobacterium sp. MCBD17_035:
CCAGTTCTCGAACGGCTCGACCGAGGCGCTCGGCCGCATCGCCCTGGCGTCGTTCGCGAACCCGGGTGGCCTCGAGAAGGTCGGCGACTCCGGCTACCGCGCCACGGCGAACTCGGGTTCGGCGCAGGTCGGGAGCCCCACGTCCGGCAGCCTCGGCTCGCTCGCGTCGGGCACGCTCGAGATGTCGAACGTGGACCTCTCGCAGGAGTTCACGAACCTCATCGTCGCCCAGCGTGGGTTCCAGGCGAACGCCCGCATCATCACGACGTCCGACTCCGTGCTCGAGGAGCTGACGAACCTCAAGCGCTGACGCGCACGCCGCGCGGCCGGGAGGCCCGGCGGACGTCCGGTTCACCGGTCACGTCCGCCGGGCCTCCCGGCATGTGCGCGGTCACCGGCGCGCCGCTGCCCCTCGGGTGCTGGGAATTCGAAGCACCTACGATGGAGGGATGCCCGTCGACGAAGCCCGACCCCTGCTCGACCCCGTCGAACTCGACGCGTACTTCGCGCTCATCGAGGTGAGCAGTCTGCTGCGCCACACGGTCGAGCAGCAGCTGCGTGAGGCCGGCGACCTCAGCTACGTGCAGTTCCAGCTCCTCGCCACGCTGGGCGACGCTCCGGACGGCAGCCGCCGGATGACCGAACTCGCCGACGGCGTCGTCTACAGCCGGAGCGGCCTCACCTACCAGGTGGGGCTGCTCGAGCGGGCCGGGCTCGTCGCCCGGAGCACCTCGGCCGAGGACGAGCGCGGCGTCACCGTGACGGTCACCGACGCGGGTCGCGCCGTGCTCGCCCGCGTGTTCCCGGGCCACGTCGCGGTCCTCCGCGAGCTGTTCCTCGAGCCGCTCGGCCACGACGACATCGAGGCGCTGTCCCGCGTCCTCGCCCGCGTCCGCGATCACATGCGCACCATCCCGCCCCGTTCCGCCCGGCCGCGGCGCACCCGTGCCGCACGGCGCGACACGCCGAGCGGCGACTGACCGGAACGGATCGTGAACCCGATCGCCCGGTCCGTGCAATACCTGGTGTGAGCACCGACAGCGACATCATCCGGCGGACCCTGGAACGGCCCGCCGAGTTCGCCCAGCTGTACGACCGGCACGCCCCGGCGATCCACCGGTTCGCAGCGCGCCGCGCGGGACCCGACGTGGCCGAGGACCTGGTGTCCGAGACCTTCACCGTCGCGTTCGAGCGCCGGACCGCGTACGACCTCGACCGCGCGGACGCCCTGCCCTGGCTGTACGGCATCGTCACGACGCTGCTGAAACGGCACCGTCGGATCGAGGCGCGGCTCTGGGCGAGCGCCCGGGCCGACCCGACCGCGCTCGTCACCGAGCACGACCACGAGGCGCTCGAGGCCGAACTCGCGGTCCGCCGACTGCGCTCCGCGATCCAGCGGATGCCCGCCCGCGACCGCGACGTGCTGCTGCTCTACGCCTGGGCCGACCTCGACTACGAGGGCGTCGCCCTGGCGCTGGACGTTCCCGTCGGGACCGTCCGCTCACGACTCAACCGAGCACGCCGCACGCTGCGTGCCGCTGCAGGCCGCGACGCGGCTCAGGAGGTGGAACATGGACGAGTTGACACTGCTCCGGTCCGTTCGTGACGACGTGGAACCGGTCCAGCCGGAGACGTTGGCACGCGGCCGGGAGGCACTGCTCGCGCACATCGAGCAGGGCACGCCCACACGGGGTCCGGTCCGACGTGGATCCGGTCGGCGCGGCCGCCGTGCCGGGTGGATCGGCGCCGGTTCCGTCGTCGCCGCGGGCGTCGCGGCGGCCCTCGTCGTCGGGAACGTGATCGGCGTGGCCGGCACCGGACCGCACGGCAGCGCCGCGCCGGCCGCGGCGGAGGTCCTCACCCACGCCGCCGCCTCGACGACCGCCACGACGGACCCGGTCGTGCACCCCGGTCAGTACCTCGAGGTCGCGACGCGGGCCGTCTACGCATCCGGGTTCGAGGACGACCACGGCTCCGGCACCTACCTGTCGTCGCAGGACGGCCAGTTGTACGTCCCCGCCGACACGGCCGGTGACTGGGTCTGGGTCCGCGACCCGGAGCGGGTGGTGCAGACGTTCGGGCCCGACTCCGAGCGCGCCGCGCGCGTGTCCGACAAGGCGAAGGGGGAGTACCTGCGCGCAGCCGGTGGTGGGTTCTACGGGAGCCCGGCCGTGGTGTCGCCGTCGGACCTCGCGGCCCTTCCACGGGACCCCGCCGCGCTGCTCCGGCACGCCTACGACGCCACGAAGGGCCAGGACGACCCGGACCTCGCCGCGTTCGGGTGGATCGCCGACACGCTCCGCAGTGGACTCGCACCGGCGGACCTCCGCGCAGCCCTGTACAAGGCGGCCGCGGGCATCCCCGGGGTCGTCCTGACCGACCGCCAGGCCAACCTCGAGGGGCGGACCGGCGTCGCGATCGGCTACGCACAGGGCAACGGCGACCAGCAGGAGCTCATCATCGATCCGTCCACGGGCCTGCTCATCGGCGAACGCGAGGTCGTCACGGGCGGGGCGGCTGCCTCCTGGAAGGTGCCCGACGGCACCCCCATCGGCTGGACCGCGGTGACCACGAGCGTCGTCGACGCCGCACCGGCCAGGAGCGCCCGGTGAGCGCCGCACCGCAGGTCGAGACCGTCGGCGTGGACACCGTGCCGCTCCTGGTGATCCCGACACCGAGGACCCGCTGGGTCGACGTCACCTGGGCACTCGAGCGCGAGGCCGCGAACGGACGATGACGGCCCGTGCCGGGGAGCGGTACCGCCCGACCACCGGGCGTACGCTCCCCGGCATGACCGCCGCCGACCCCGCGATGCCGACCCTCGTCGCCACCGTCCTCGACTCGCCGCGCCCCCTGGAGCTCGCCCGCTTCTACGGCGCCCTGACGGGTTGGACGGTGTTCGAGGACGACGACAGCTGGGCCCGGGTCCGTCCTGACGACGGCCCGGGCCTCTCGGTGCAGCTCGAGCCCGAGTACGTCCCGCCGACCTGGCCCGGCCGATCGGACGCGCCCGGCATGCAACTCCACCTCGACTTCCTGGTCGAGGACCTGCCTGCCGCGGTCGCGCGAGCCGAGGGGCTCGGCGCACGGCAAGCCGCGTGGCAGCCGACCGAGGACGTCCGGGTGATGCTCGACCCCGACGGCCACCCGTTCTGCCTGTTCCTGCCGGGGGCTTGAGCGTTCCCGGCTGTCCCCGCCGGTGGTGCGGGCCGGCGGGTCAGCTCCCGTCCCCGGTCGGACGGACGGGCGACGGCGCCGGCCACGCCCCGGCCGGCGCACCGTCCGACCGCCCGTGCTCCGCGGCGAGCCGGTCGGCTCGGCGGAACTCGCCGCGCCGAGCGATCGCCCCGGCGGCGCCGGCCGCGACCGAGATGGGTACGAACAGGATCGCCGACGGCGGCCAGACGGCGATCGGGACCGCGGCGAGCGTGCCCGCGAGCACCGAGGTCGCGACGACGTGCACCGCGCGCGAACGGACGGGGCGCATCACCCGGCCCAGTGACCACGTGAACGGCAACGCGACGAGGACGGCGCCGAAGGCGAACACGGCAGTGAGGCCGTCCATCCAGACGACCCAGAGCAGCATCTGGCCCACGACCTCGTACCAGGGCCCGCCACCGACGCCGATGCCGTCCGTGAGCGACACGAGCGAGGTCCCCGACAACCCCAGGAGCAGGACGATCGGCAGTGTCACCCCGACGAGCCACCCGTACGCCCGGATCTCGAGCCACCAGCTGTCGGCCCACGTCCGGGTCCCGTTCTGGCGGTCGGTCATCATGCGAGGCGCCCGGCGACGATGCCGACGATCTCGGTGACCGCCGAGCGGAACGGGCGGATCCGGAGCATCGGGAGTGCGAACCGGAGGACGCGGAGCATCGCGTCGACGAGACGTGCCGTGCGGGCCTGCTCGGCGGAGGTGTCGTAGGTCCAGAACAGCGTGAGGAGCAGGTAGCCGGTCCAGAGCGCGATCGGCAGGTCACCCGCGAGGTCGCGGGGGAGCTGTTGCCGCGCAGCGTCGACGGCCTCGCGGAACAGCCCGAGCACGAGGTCCCGCGCGGCGGACGACTCGGTGGACAGCGGGTTGATCGGGGAGCCGGGCGCCATCGCGGCCGCGAGGAACTGCGGGGCGATCGCGTGGTAGCCGCGGAGGTTCGCGAGCCCGGTCCGGACGACGATGCCCACCCGTGCCGTCAGATCGTCCTCCACGGCGAGCTGCGGGAGCGCGACCGCGCGGTGCTCCTGCTGCACGTCGACGTAGAGCTCCTGGACCAGGTGGTCTTTCGTCGGGAAGTGGTAGTAGGCGTTCCCGACGGAGAGTCCGGCGTCGGTCGCGATGCCTCGCATGGTCGTACCGTCGTAGCCACGCTCGCGGAGTGACCGCAGCGCGACCTCGCGGATGTGCGCCCGTGTGCGGCTGCGCTTCGACTCCCGGTCCTCGTTTTCGAACATGTTCAAAAACTAGCGCGCGATGCGTTCCGCCGTCCAGCTTCCGGGACGGCGTCGTCCAGT
This window harbors:
- a CDS encoding MarR family winged helix-turn-helix transcriptional regulator; translated protein: MPVDEARPLLDPVELDAYFALIEVSSLLRHTVEQQLREAGDLSYVQFQLLATLGDAPDGSRRMTELADGVVYSRSGLTYQVGLLERAGLVARSTSAEDERGVTVTVTDAGRAVLARVFPGHVAVLRELFLEPLGHDDIEALSRVLARVRDHMRTIPPRSARPRRTRAARRDTPSGD
- a CDS encoding sigma-70 family RNA polymerase sigma factor; this encodes MSTDSDIIRRTLERPAEFAQLYDRHAPAIHRFAARRAGPDVAEDLVSETFTVAFERRTAYDLDRADALPWLYGIVTTLLKRHRRIEARLWASARADPTALVTEHDHEALEAELAVRRLRSAIQRMPARDRDVLLLYAWADLDYEGVALALDVPVGTVRSRLNRARRTLRAAAGRDAAQEVEHGRVDTAPVRS
- a CDS encoding CU044_5270 family protein; protein product: MDELTLLRSVRDDVEPVQPETLARGREALLAHIEQGTPTRGPVRRGSGRRGRRAGWIGAGSVVAAGVAAALVVGNVIGVAGTGPHGSAAPAAAEVLTHAAASTTATTDPVVHPGQYLEVATRAVYASGFEDDHGSGTYLSSQDGQLYVPADTAGDWVWVRDPERVVQTFGPDSERAARVSDKAKGEYLRAAGGGFYGSPAVVSPSDLAALPRDPAALLRHAYDATKGQDDPDLAAFGWIADTLRSGLAPADLRAALYKAAAGIPGVVLTDRQANLEGRTGVAIGYAQGNGDQQELIIDPSTGLLIGEREVVTGGAAASWKVPDGTPIGWTAVTTSVVDAAPARSAR
- a CDS encoding VOC family protein, coding for MTAADPAMPTLVATVLDSPRPLELARFYGALTGWTVFEDDDSWARVRPDDGPGLSVQLEPEYVPPTWPGRSDAPGMQLHLDFLVEDLPAAVARAEGLGARQAAWQPTEDVRVMLDPDGHPFCLFLPGA
- a CDS encoding TetR/AcrR family transcriptional regulator, with product MFENEDRESKRSRTRAHIREVALRSLRERGYDGTTMRGIATDAGLSVGNAYYHFPTKDHLVQELYVDVQQEHRAVALPQLAVEDDLTARVGIVVRTGLANLRGYHAIAPQFLAAAMAPGSPINPLSTESSAARDLVLGLFREAVDAARQQLPRDLAGDLPIALWTGYLLLTLFWTYDTSAEQARTARLVDAMLRVLRFALPMLRIRPFRSAVTEIVGIVAGRLA